From Erigeron canadensis isolate Cc75 chromosome 5, C_canadensis_v1, whole genome shotgun sequence:
atatcaattttttatatatttaaacttataACAGTAATGTATGTAACTAAAAATGTTGTCCGTGTTATTTAAACCAAACCATCTTTTTGTTTCATAAGATATTTGTATTGGACCCAAAACCAAAGTTGGTTTGATAAACACGAAACCATTAGCTTAAACCAACACGGagttagcctagtggtaaggaaAATACTTAGTGACCTTAAGATCTCAGGTTCGATCCCCGCTtggcacaaaaaataattcttttaaattACCCGTTAGCAATGAAGCCTAAgcccacatgtgaagtttaaatacggggtgcccagatcatgtggagattaggatggaggtatttaccagcatcatatgactcatatGGGGTGAGTCAATGAGTATCAAATTGTGTAACCAAGATTAGGGTTCTctccattaccctttttttttaaatgcacATATCTATCTATTATCCATGAGACCATGACCATGACCTAGCCTTGTTAAGTCCGTTATTGTCCGCAACCTTTAAATCTACTATATAAGATAGATAATGTAACGCCAAACCACCTTTAAACGTTATAACGGACTTTATACAATAAATCCGTTATAACtgactttttttaaaatctacTTTATGCATGAGATGAGTATCGAATCTTTGTCGACCAAACTATTTACCACTGATTCAAATCATGctgtttgattttttattttttaaaaatccaaataTTTTAAACATGCTTGTAgcaaaaaatacatcattttgcTTGCTAATATAGATTTACTTTATTTAGAATCTAGATATAAAATGGTCATAATTCAACAATCATTCAAAAAGTACATCTTGTCGCATCACATTCAGTGGCAAAATTGTGAATAACGTATTATTCCACGCCTCTTTCTATAACTACTCCACATTAAATAAAGTCCGGCAGCGCACTagtcaaaaaaagtcaaactttcACACCTTCAAAAAACAAAGATGCTTATTCACCTGCAATACAAACCACCGCCGGAAAACATGAAAACGACGCCGTTTCAGCTATCATTATTCACTCTAGTCATCATTACTCTCACTTTAACTTCCGGCGTAACTTCACAATCACAAATTTCCGAACTCACAACTTTACTTAACCTCAAGGAAGCCTGGGGGAATCCACCGACGTTATCGCACTGGAACAACACCGCCACGTCGCCGTGTAACTGGCCTGAAATCGAGTGTCGTGATGGCTCCGTCACCGTACTTGATTTCACCAGCAAGGAACTCACCGGAGTCATCCCGCCGTTCATCTCCGATCTCCGGAGGTTAGAAATATTGCATTTACATGATAATTACCTCACCGGTGAGTTCCCTACGGTTTTGTATAACTGTAGTAGTTTGTTAGATATAGACATATCTCAAAATGTGTTTACCGGAAAGATACCTGATGATGTTGACCGGTTGTATAAAGTCAAATCCGTGGATTTCGGAGGTAATAACTTTACCGGTGATATACCGGCAGCAATCGGTAATTTGACTGCGTTGACTAAGTTGATGATGTATCAGAACTTGTTTAATGGAAGTATACCTATAGAGATAGGAAATTTGAGTAATCTGGAGACGTTAGGGTTAGCGTATAACGAGTTTGCGGATCCGGTTATTCCGGTTGAGTTTGGTAATTTGAATAAGTTGAAGGTGTTGTGGATGCCTGAGAGTAATTTAGTAGGTGAAATACCGGAATCGTTATCGAATTTGGTAATGCTTGTTAATTTAGATTTGAGTTTGAATTATTTGGAAGGGGAAATACCTCAAGGATTGTTTATGTTAGGTAGTTTGGAGCATATGTATCTGTATAAGAATAAGTTGTCTGGAGGGATTCCGTACGTGGTTCAGTGTTTTAATGCGACTGAGATTGATTTGTCGATGAATATGTTGAACGGGACGATTTCTGATGGTTTTGGTAAGTTGGAGAAGCTTCAGGTTTTGAATTTGTATTCGAATAGGTTTACTGGAAGGATTCCGGATGGTATTGCTGATATTACGACTTTGAGGGTTTTTAAAGTGTTTAGGAACAATTTGACTGGTGAGTTGCCTGCGGAGTTTGGAGCGAATTCTAAGCTTGAATCGTTTGAGGTGTCTGAGAACAATCTTAGTGGGAAGTTGCCGGAGAATTTGTGTGCTGGAGGTTCTTTGACTGGTGTGATAGCTTTTTCTAACAAGCTTACTGGTGAGATACCAAAGTCATTTGAGAGTTGTGATAAGGTTGCTTCTATACAACTCTATGATAATGAATTTAATGGTGAGATTCCTTCAGGAATCTGGACATTGTTGAATATTTCGAGTTTGAGGTTAAGTGGAAACTCGTTTACTGGTGAGCTTCCAAGTAAAGTTGCTTGGAATTTGTCTAGATTAGAGATCAGTGATAACAAGTTTTCGGGCCAGATTCCACCTGGGATTTCTTCCTGGGTGAAACTAAATGTGTTCAAAGCTAGTAATAATATGTTTTCTGGAGAAATCCCTCCTGAATTCACTAGTCTTTCGGAGCTTTCTGTTCTTTATCTTGATGGAAATTCACTATCTGGAGAACTTCCGTCTGAGATCAAGGCCTGGAACTCGTTAACCATTTTGAATTTGGCCAGGAACAAACTCTCTGGCCACATACCATCTTCAATCAGTTCTATACAAGATCTTCAAGAACTTGATCTATCAGAAAACGAATTTACCGGGCAAATTCCACCACAATTGAGCAACCTGAGAATCACCAGTTTAAATCTATCTTCGAACAAGCTGAACGGAAAAATCCCTTCTGCTTATGATAACATGGCTTATCAAAACAGTTTCTCTAATAATCCCAACCTCTGCACCACTTCCCAGATCTCCAACCTTCGAAACTGTTTATCCAAAACCTCACATTCCAAGAAATTTTCACCCGGAATAATAGCCATGATCACCCTTCTATCAGCATTTGTTGTACTTGTAGCTGTCCTGCTTGCATTGTATACGTTTGGAGGGTACCAAAAGAAGAAACATAAACGGATCCGAACAACATGGAAACTGACCTCATTCCACAAGATGGATTTCACTGAAGAAAACATTTTGTCATGCATGACAGAAGCCAATGTGATTGGTTCTGGAGGTTTTGGGAAAGTGTACCGGATTCCGGTTGGTCAGCCAAGGGGTTATGTTGCTGTGAAGCGAATAATGAATAACAAGAAGCTAGAACAAAATCTTGAGGATGAGTTCACATCTGAGGTTCAAATATTGGGTTCCATCCGTCACTCAAACATAGTAAAACTACTATGTTGTCTCTCAAGTAATAACTCTAAGCTTCTAGTTTACGAGTACATGGTGCACCAGAGTCTAGACAAGTGGTTACATGGGAAGAAGAGAGCACCAGAGCCTGGTTTGGTTCCACAGTTTGTCTTGGACTGGCCTAGGCGGTTGCAGATTGCAATCGGTGCAGCCCAAGGGCTTTgctatatgcatcatgattgttctCCGCCGATAGTGCATAGAGATGTGAAATCAAGCAATATATTATTGGATTCTGAGTTTAGAGCAAAGATTGCTGATTTTGGACTTGCAAAAATTTTGGAGAAGCCAAAGCCTGGTGAGGGTAACATGTCTTCCGTTGTTGGCTCATTGGGTTACTTTGCTCCTGGTATGAATTCTTTTCCATCACTCTTTGACTTTCCATGTCAACCCAATACTTTCTAAACTCAGTATCTGAGCTAGGTTTAGGTATAAATTTGATCCAAAAAAGTTTCAGTTAGTtgtatataactataataatataatataataacttaCATAATTATAGATTTtcccaaaaaaaaagtttctgtTACTACTTACTAGTAAAATAAGTGGGTTGGTGACTGGTGAAACAAGTTCAGGTTGGAACGGGTCAATTTTCCACGTATATGTTTGAAGTTGAAAATTAGTATAACCAAGCAAAGCAATTTGTGCAATATATTTGATTGCAGAGTATGCTTACACAACCAGAATAAACGAGAGGATAGATGTATATAGCTTTGGTGTGGTACTACTTGAACTTGTGACGGGAAAACAACCTAATGAAGGAGATGGTAACTTAAATCTGGCTGAATGGGCATGGAAGCATTATGGCGATGGGGACTCAATGGTGGGAGCCTTGGATCCGGAGATCAAAGATCACGATACTTACTTGGAGGAGATGAGCACCGTGTTCAAACTAGGACTCATTTGCACTAGCACATTGCCTTCGAGTAGGCCATCAATGAAGGATGTTCTTGAGATTCTCAGAAGATGTAATCCTCATGAGGAACTTCCCGAAGAAATGAAAGAGGGAAGAGAAGAGTTTGATGTTGCCCCTCTTCTTAAGAGAGAAAGTTATGTCACTGGTTATCATGAAAGTGATGTCGATACCAAAGTGTGAAATTTAGCTCAAAAAGCAAGTGTTCTAGCATTATGGCAGGCGAATGAAAATGCAAACAAGAGGACACAGTTTATTGAAGGGTCTCTATATTACGATGTGCTTAAATATAGTGTGAAGTTGTTTCTGTTACAGGCATAGGGGCACCTAGTTTCTACATAGTGTAAGTTGTTTCTATTGAAGATATTAATGTAGTTTAGGGTTTAGTATAATGAGCCCACATCTCATCTGTTGTTGTATAAAGAGATCATTCTTGCACACTATTTATCGTGTGAGATATCTCAAACACCAAATGTATGAACAGTAATTGGACCATGTAGAAATGAATATCATTTTTGTCACTTGAAGTTGCTACCATGAAAACAAAAACACTACACTAGATCTATtctatatgtgtgtatgtgcgGCAGCATGCATTGGTAACGTGATGTAGATACATGATGCAAGTATAATAAACAACACACGGTATGAGTTTGCATGAAATAACAATTGATTTAGTGGGATTTTTATCCATAATCAAGTCAACTTACAACTTATGAGGGTGTCCCATCAACCTATAAGCTACTGGTTCAGATTTCGTTACAGTATGATTAACTcttcaaaacaatatataacagaTGGGCAGTGATAATCGTACCACAACATTtgatacatgtacatatatcaTAACAAACTGTATAAGTAAATAATGCATAACAATGGTAGATTAATCAAATCCTgcggtacgaatatcacttcccatagaTGTTTATATAGGCGCAAGCATTTACCTTCCAAGTATACAACAGACTATGAATGGAAAAAGACTTTCTTGCCATCAGGTATACATGTTTATGTAAACCAGAATTGCTTTGTTGTGAAAGTATTTCTATAcctattaataaatataatttgaatGTGGTCATGTTATTCACAGCCAGTGTCTATACTGTTAATCAAATCAAAAGAAGCAACCAAACATAATTTCTTTGATCTGCCATTCATTTGTCACCCCAACCAACAAAACAAACCGATATTTAAATCGGAAATGAGATATTTACAAAGAACTGAGGTACGATATCAAACAATCTTGTTAAGATAAACACGGTCGATCTATTTGATTCCAAAACCAACTTACACCGTTTTACAGCAAGGTTATGACACAAGAGTTGACCCCGACACAAACATGACAATcggacataataaaaaaaaggttgtaAGGTCTAAAACAAGCATGCCATTCTGGCAGAAAGTCTAACTAGATTACAGACTACCGAGACGAAGAGTTGTGTTGCCTTTCAGTACAGCCCAAGCACCTGGATTGAAGCTAAGCAGACTCTGAATAACTTAAGCCGTTGATTCCAAGCTCAACCTgcaaccaaaaagaaaaatagatatGATACAAAGATGGCATGCACTACGTCATGATTTCAATGGGATTCAAAGAGACATGCCTTATAGCCGATGGCTGCATTGATTCAGCACTTCCTCCATCCTCAGACTCCATTACAACATTCCGTGCAATTGGAGACTGTAGACAATATATTAGCCAGCAAGAAggaaaacaaaaatatgttgTCCAAAATATGTTCGCATGAAAGAGAAAGTAATAGCAAGATTAATTTAAAAACAAGAATATACCACCACAGCGGGACTTCACTATGGGAAGGGTTGAAACTACCTAGAACTATGAAATAACCAAGTAAACGTAAATGTATATAACAATtcttttatgcataaaaatgatCATTAACtaatccaacaaaaaaaaataaaataagagtaAACCTTATGTTGTGAATTTGGATCTCTATTGATGAATGGGGTCTAGAGAAACACATAAAGGGGTCTTTAGGTCAACCACTCAAATCAATCAGGAGATCATATGAAGGACGTCTATAACTTCTTTTACAACTTTACTAGAAACACACATGCCTCTATCTTTCTCCTCTAAGTAGTACAGAGCATTTATATACTTCACTTGTTTGTTTTcgttttacccatttgaccagATTTTGGTATAGCTTAATTTAAGATTAAGCCATTAAacatatacataatcaaatcGATCCAATCATAGATAACAGGTTGGAATTTCCATCTCTACTTAAGTCAACCAAAAACATCTTTCAGCAAGATCTTCCTATACAAAAACTTACTGGTTACCCCTTTTTCCTTACCTGTACAATAAACTTACACAAGATAGTTGAGAAGAAAAGAGCAGAGATAGTAGAATAATTGCATAACTCACCTCACAAGCGAGACCTTGAATTACTGAACCAGCAGCTTCTGGCCTTTGTGGGCTTACAGAGGCctgtttctttaatttttcaGTCGCGATAGTAGCATCATCATGCTTCCTCTTAAAACGCCTCTCGGACGATGGAGAATCAGAGCCTTGACCATCTCCATTTGAAGTTCTAGTAGAATGCTGGGGAGTGTTCTTCAACTGTCTCTGACGTCTATACCCTTGTGGAAAAATATAAGTTGGAAGTTGTCTCCTACGCACATGTGACACGAAAATGTCCATCCCTGGCCTCCAATGATGGTAACTGTTTACCTCTTGCTTGAACCCATCCACTGTTCCGCGGATATCAAATTGTTGGttttcttgaacattcactccAGGCTGCCTCTGAAGCCCCATAAAAAACGCACAATGGGAACACTGTTTAGATGCATCAACGTACTCATTCGGGAAAGGGTGGCACTGCAACATCCCATCTGTATCACGCTCAATCTGACAAGCAAAAACAACAGAGAACAGATATGAGACCTCGTGTATTCATGCATACACAGCTTTATCTTCATTACATTTATAATACAGTTCACTACTAGACACCAGTAGCATTATGTTATGGCGTACAGTTTACCGGGGTCTTCTTCCCCCAAGACCTGAGGTAGCAAAATGCCTAGCTGAGCGGATTGGGTAACAGGTCATAAAAAATATTCTTAGTACGTAGAAATGCTTTTTGTTCAATATTATTATACTTATCGTAAGTAACTAGTGAGTcgaatataatttcaaaaaatatacgatcgttacttataaatatatacaatgatCTAATTTCTTGACATGTATGTACACATATACAATTTACTTAAGAGTCATTTGGGTGAATATAGCACACCACAACTTAAACCTAATTGCACATAGTCTAAAATTACTGGAACATTTAAGACCGAAAGATGACAAGGTTAGTATGTACGATTCCCCGATAAAGGAAGTGACTAGAATCACAAAAGGTAATCAAAAGTATGAATCAATTGTATATCAAAGTATTCGAATAGTAATGTGGATGACTTTGACCTTTAAAGTAAGTAATCTAAGACGGGATTCCACCCATCCTCTCCATGAAAGAAGATCGTCAGCACCTGCAGCTACGATGTCAACCTGCAAGTAATTTTTATACGACTCGAAAAATAGGGATGGTTCAAACAAAGCACTCCAATTTGCTCTGTTCAACTCGATCTCCTGAATTTTATTAGATAACACAGCACGTCAATAGTATACCCAATGGAAACATTTAAAGAGGTTAGTAAATCAGGTTTTTTATGTATGATGGGTTACTGTTACCTCGCAAACCTTATTTCCAAAATGAAACTGCTCCACCATAACACGGAGAGTACTTGCAGAAACATTGTAACTAGAATTCATGCAAGGGTATGCTGGAGTGATGATTGGCATAAGATGCATCCTGTCACGACCCGACTTCCGTGGGTCCCATACACTAAATCCAAGATCATCCTCTTCGATTGGGCAAAGCATAACAGGATTTGGCCAACGCCAATTCGTATACACTCTGAAAAAACGGGAAACCAGCATACTAGGTATTGCATTGGGATAAAGCTGGCATACCTGAGCAACTAAAAGAGCCCAATTCACACCGCCAAGAAACCCGGTGACCTAATCAAGCGATCAGTAGTAATAACTATCAATATACAGGTCCAATGTAGAGCAAACAAGACTGAATGCAAAAAAATGAATGAATTCTTACATTTGAATAAACACCACGCCTCTTAGCCCAAAACTTTA
This genomic window contains:
- the LOC122598959 gene encoding nuclear poly(A) polymerase 2-like, producing the protein MVGSERENGASPAQLPQKAEVKKKYGVMNPISYAGPSEADINRNAMLEKLLMESGVYESTEETAKREEVLRRLDQIIKDWVKQLTRQKGYTEKMVEEANGIVRTFGSYRLGVHGPNADIDTLCIGPSYVNREHDFFAILYNILLEMEEVSDLQPVDDAHVPVMKFKFQGISIDLLYASVSLLIVPEDLDISHNSVLYHTDEKTVRSLNGCRVADQILKLVPNVENFCTTLRCLKFWAKRRGVYSNVTGFLGGVNWALLVAQVCQLYPNAIPSMLVSRFFRVYTNWRWPNPVMLCPIEEDDLGFSVWDPRKSGRDRMHLMPIITPAYPCMNSSYNVSASTLRVMVEQFHFGNKVCEEIELNRANWSALFEPSLFFESYKNYLQVDIVAAGADDLLSWRGWVESRLRLLTLKIERDTDGMLQCHPFPNEYVDASKQCSHCAFFMGLQRQPGVNVQENQQFDIRGTVDGFKQEVNSYHHWRPGMDIFVSHVRRRQLPTYIFPQGYRRQRQLKNTPQHSTRTSNGDGQGSDSPSSERRFKRKHDDATIATEKLKKQASVSPQRPEAAGSVIQGLACESPIARNVVMESEDGGSAESMQPSAIRLSLESTA
- the LOC122600011 gene encoding receptor-like protein kinase HSL1 — its product is MLIHLQYKPPPENMKTTPFQLSLFTLVIITLTLTSGVTSQSQISELTTLLNLKEAWGNPPTLSHWNNTATSPCNWPEIECRDGSVTVLDFTSKELTGVIPPFISDLRRLEILHLHDNYLTGEFPTVLYNCSSLLDIDISQNVFTGKIPDDVDRLYKVKSVDFGGNNFTGDIPAAIGNLTALTKLMMYQNLFNGSIPIEIGNLSNLETLGLAYNEFADPVIPVEFGNLNKLKVLWMPESNLVGEIPESLSNLVMLVNLDLSLNYLEGEIPQGLFMLGSLEHMYLYKNKLSGGIPYVVQCFNATEIDLSMNMLNGTISDGFGKLEKLQVLNLYSNRFTGRIPDGIADITTLRVFKVFRNNLTGELPAEFGANSKLESFEVSENNLSGKLPENLCAGGSLTGVIAFSNKLTGEIPKSFESCDKVASIQLYDNEFNGEIPSGIWTLLNISSLRLSGNSFTGELPSKVAWNLSRLEISDNKFSGQIPPGISSWVKLNVFKASNNMFSGEIPPEFTSLSELSVLYLDGNSLSGELPSEIKAWNSLTILNLARNKLSGHIPSSISSIQDLQELDLSENEFTGQIPPQLSNLRITSLNLSSNKLNGKIPSAYDNMAYQNSFSNNPNLCTTSQISNLRNCLSKTSHSKKFSPGIIAMITLLSAFVVLVAVLLALYTFGGYQKKKHKRIRTTWKLTSFHKMDFTEENILSCMTEANVIGSGGFGKVYRIPVGQPRGYVAVKRIMNNKKLEQNLEDEFTSEVQILGSIRHSNIVKLLCCLSSNNSKLLVYEYMVHQSLDKWLHGKKRAPEPGLVPQFVLDWPRRLQIAIGAAQGLCYMHHDCSPPIVHRDVKSSNILLDSEFRAKIADFGLAKILEKPKPGEGNMSSVVGSLGYFAPEYAYTTRINERIDVYSFGVVLLELVTGKQPNEGDGNLNLAEWAWKHYGDGDSMVGALDPEIKDHDTYLEEMSTVFKLGLICTSTLPSSRPSMKDVLEILRRCNPHEELPEEMKEGREEFDVAPLLKRESYVTGYHESDVDTKV